A window of Fusarium fujikuroi IMI 58289 draft genome, chromosome FFUJ_chr10 genomic DNA:
actgtaatcttaaagcttaatatatagctatagaccttaataCCTCTTAAGGAGGccacttaactattaatattataggctttaaagaccctaaagatagtaatagaggcctaattttaatttaaatatcttaaaaggtaaattaaaaggtattatagtaacttcttaaagtttattattaaagctttagagttagctattaaggcaataaaggcagttatatataaggttattttattaagggctaagctttataatctttaagatataaataagatattaagctagtattatagggtaaaaaggattaaattatagaaaaaggggattataactatataggaagtattataagtaattaattaaatagatattaatatataaatagtagctaaattattaagaagtagtaattaaagaaggttaaagtaattaggcagttagcactatagtatatatagtaaaggcagttataatataaggatttattaggtagctcttaagttatttaaggaggaatttaataagtaaaagtaagcctttttaaattatagcttaagcttttaagctgtaggttaaaaaggctaaggaaAGTATAGCACTTACTTATCTGtggcgcttgcttattaaccacattagccttaaataatttatcCTTAAAAATTAAGTGAAATTCTCTATTTTAGTggctaatttataataaatcgcgtcttaatagtttttaggttcttgagaagcgtGTGGCGTTATGCAACACGCTAGAAGCCAACACTTCCAAAGCCATTGAAGTTTTCCGAGATGTGTCCGCTCAAGAGTATCGAGAGATGCGACAAAATGGCACAAATGGCTTCAATAAACCGCCTGAGATTTCAGAGGCTGAAAACATGACAATTAAGAGGCGTGACGGCACGGACATGGAGCTGCGTATCGTCAAGCCAACAACAGGGTCTAGTAGAGGCTCGCTTCTACACTTACACGCAGATCTGTTAAAACCAATACCTAGCCTTGCCAGGCCCCTCTGCCCTTGGTGTAATTGTTTCTAACAATTTGGAATATAAGTGGCCTTGTGTATGGAACTGCTCGTGGCCAAGACAACTACTTGCAAGCACTGGCCAACGCACTAGGTCTTACAGCCGTTTCGGTCGAGTATAGGCTCGCGCCAGAGCATCCTTTCCCAGCTAGCCAGCACGATGCCACTGACGCAGCCCTATACGCCATCTCTGCAGACGGTGAGGACAAGTTGGGAGGTCCTCTTCGTCTATTTGCAGGCAAGTCAAGTGGTGCTTATCTCGCTGTATGGACCGCTATCTCACTCCGTGACGATCACGGTGTAGATACCAAAGCCACCTTGGCTGGTTTGGTGTGCAGTTACGGAACATATGATATTTCGTATACACCGTCCCTGCTCCGCCATAAGCGGAACATAATTGTCGGACGTGAGAGTATGTTTAGGCTCATGGACGCTGCGTTCCCTCCGGAACAGGTGGTGAACCGCAAAGATGCTTCTGTCTCTCCGCTTTACGCggatctcaagaacctgCCACCCGCGCTCTTCTTGTGTGGTACTGaagatgctgttgttgatgatagcGTCTTCATTGGCGCGCGATGGAGCCTCGCCGGTAATAAGGCCGAAGTCAAGTTGGTCCCCAAGGGATTTCATGCTTTCTCACTAATCCCGACGGGTGAAATACAAAAGGAGGGAGTCTCGGAGGTTATATCATTCGCACTATCAGTCTTGTAAGGTAGATATGTGCTAGGCATATAACATAAGTTAATAGAGTTGATTATCTACTGAATATAACTAAAGTTTGCCTACTAACAAAATcctattttatttaaataatctttattactctaagattataaattatactaCCCTAAGAGCgttttacttaaataaaaatccaggaaatatttaaataccttaaattaatatacttttaacaGATATCGTAACTTTATCTTATTGTCTATctgtctttgactttcaAACATGTTTTGTTCAAGTTCTATAGTTGCCAGATGGTGGCCAAAAAGACTTTTGCCTCGCATTCCCGATATCTATAAACAAAATGGTCCTTTCTAATAGAAGATACCAACGCGGGGTTCCGGTTATTGGAAGATCTACCAATGGCCACAAAGGAGAACTAGAAGTTCCAGGGCCCAATTGGCCGACGGAAGTTGTCTACTGCTCGGCATAATCATATACTGTAGTGTTCTCATTGCTCGGAAGCGGAAGAGTAAAGGCTAACTAGTCTGTTTATCCTACCCGGGGCTAGCAATTCCGATGTTTTGTGGGGAAACCCCGGAACTCATATTGTGGGGTACCAAGGTAATGTTTATTCCCCAGGAAGGAAATTGAGCAAGGGGTATAGGAtgatattaaagaaatagcttCTGGGCCTCATCCACGGAATGCAAAAAGCAGTTACATCCTCAACCCACAAGCCTTTCTGTTGTGCTTCAATTGTATCcccctcttctcatcatactCTGAATTTATCCGTCAAGTTCAAAATGGAGTCTGGGTTCAAATCGAAACCTTTGCCAGGTACAGAGAACCTGAAGTCTAAATGGAACACAACAACCACCGATCTTAGTGGTGCAAACCCCCCAGTTCGTCTTGAAGGAGAGATTGGGGATGTCATTGTTCGTGGCACCATCCCTGACGCCATCGACGGCACCTTTTACCGAGTTGCCCAGGATCCCTTCACCCCCCCGGCGCCGCATAACGTCTCAATTGAAGGACATGGCGTTGTGTCAGCATTTCGTATCCACAAAGGCTCAGTCGACTTCAAGATGAGATACATCCAGACAGAGAGATACCTTACCGAACGCAGGGCAAGGACGAGTCTATTTGGGTTGTATAAAAACCCTTGGTCGGACCGTCCCTGTGTTCGAGGCGTTGTTGATTCAACAGCGAATACGAACATCATCTACTGGGCTGGAAGCCTCCTCGCCTTGAGGGAATCAGCCAATCCGTACTCTCTAGACCCAGACTCGTTGGACACCAACCAGTACGACCCTTTCGGCAAGCAGGTCAACGCCGAGGCTTTCACGGCTCATCCCAAGATTGACCCTTTTACggatgagcttgttgtcTTTGGATACGAAGCTAAAGGCCCTGGGAGCGACGACATTATTACATATTCTATTGATAAGAATGGGCATATAAAGAATGAGACATGGGTTAAGTCTCCATATGTCACATTTATTCATGACATGGTCTTGACCGAGAACTGGATTGTTCTAATCCTGTGGCCTTttgaggctgatgttgatcgTATGAAGGCTGGTGGACATCACTTTGCATACAATTACGACCTTCCGGCCTCCTTCATCGTCATTTCCCGCCGCCGCCCAGAGAAGGTGAATGCAAACTGGAAGTTGGGCGAATACCGCGTCTATAACACCAAGAACTGCATGATTGGGCACACAGCATCTGGATGGGAGGAGAACGACAAACTTTACTTCGAGTGCTCCCGCTCTCACGACAActtcttccctttcttcCCTGCCaaggatggaagagaagcaggacAGACAGTTGTGGACTTTGTGCGTTTCGAGATTGATCTGAATCAACCCACTGGATCCAAAGTCGATGAACCCAGAGTCTTGCTCGATATCCCGAATGAGTTCCCACGTATCGATGAGCGTTACATGTCAAAGAAGTACTAAGTTGTCTTCTGCTGTATCTTCTACCCTGGTCACAGCGATACGAAGAAACTGCTCTTTAGTGGTCTCAATGCTGTGGCCATGATCAACACACGCACTGGAGAACAGCAGTTCTACTGGCCAGGAGAGAATTGCTACTGCCAGGAGCCTGCCTTCGTGCCGCGAAGCGACGATGCTCCTGAAGGAGATGGTTGGGTCATGTTTGTCGTTGAGCGTAGAGATCTAAACCTCAGCAATCTGGTGATCGTCGACACTCGTGACTTCAAGACGCCTATCGCTGTCGCTGAACTCCCCTTGCGCGTTCGACCGCAGATCCATGGCAACTGGGTTGACTCTCGGGAGCTGAACGACAAGCCTCTTGTGTCGGAGCCAGGGGAGATAAAGCTTTCTGGTAAAGCGTGTAACTTGAAGGTGGACATTGTGAATGGAAGTCACTAAGAATGCTTCACGGAGCACTCCTTGTGTTCGACCAGAGAATTTGTTATTGTCACTGAGTTTGTAAATGGATCTTACATAGCTGTGCCTATTGTGCCAATATATACTGTCGCTCCCTGATCCGTTTGAGTACGTCAATATGGTCTCGTTGTTTGAACCCATATCTGAAGTATAATCGGGGAACCACTTTCTTAACAATATCCTAGAAGGCTTCTCTCGATTCTATATCTACGTGAGGTAATTAGATCTCTGGCCTGTATTAATTTTAATGAAGTATTGTAGTGTAAATGCATCTAAAAACATCAAGGGTATTTTACCGGCACCGAAGATATGGCAAGGTGGAATGACATTCTGCAGAAGCTTTGCCCCCTGCAGGTTTTTACGGATCAGGGACTTCGGTCATGAGTCCAAACCGGTAGCCAATCTGGGGAATCACAGGCTCAACCGCGGTGATCTCTTAGTTCCGATGATTGACCCGTCTGGTAATTCCTATACCGAATTTGCCGACAAGCCGTATCAGCCACCTCGGGAAAGTAAAGCGTCATACAAGCGGGGGTTGTGAAAGATGAGACGTACTCGGCACTGACACTTCGATTTAAGGTGcattatataatttaagaaCTTCAGTTTCTATAATCAAGTCACCGTCTTTCACCGTCATTGACTTAACCATTGCTCCTTACCTTCTTCAGGAGCACAAttcgccatcctcatcctcatcgtcccTTGTTGCCTGAAACGGTCTAAAGATGGCCAAAATTGGAATGCATGAGCCTCATCATATGCGAGTTATATGCATTGGTGCTGGGATATCCGGTATTGCAGCAGCATACAAAGCCCAGAGACAACTCGTCAATATAGAGCTGGTCATTTACGAAAAGAACCATGATGTAGGTGGGACTTGGTTAGAGAACCGTTATCCTGGGTGTGCCTGCGATATTCCAGCCCATTCCTACACCTTCTCGTGGGAGGGGAACCCCGAGTGGTCCAGGTTGTCAGTTACACCATGCAACTAATAAAGTATGTCACACAAACTGACTTTGAAACCTTAGCTATGTCGAAGCACCGGAGATATTTGACTACCTGAAGAAGTGTGCCGGAAAATGGGGTTGCATGAACTTTATCAAGTTGAGACACAGAGTTATCGGGGCCACCTGGGACGAGCAAGCTCTTAAATGGACCGTCAAAGTCCAAGGGCCGGATGGCACAGAGATCAACGATATTTGTGATGTTCTCATCAGCGCGACAGGGCCATTGAAGTAAGTACATGAATCCATGACCAATAACTGAGAGTAGCGGAGTTGATCTTGACGTCATAGTAAATGGCAATGGCCGGATATCCCTGGCCTGGACGACTTCAAGGGTCTACGCCTGCACCCAGCAACATGGGATGCGAGTGTAGACCTCTCGGGAAAGAGAGTCGCGGTTATAGGAGCTGGATCATCTGCTCTTCAAATCGTTCCAACTATCCAGCCCGTTGTCTCTAAGctcgtcaacttcatccGCTCGCCAACTTGGGTTACGGCAGAATATGGTCAGGCTTTTGCTCGTGCCGGAAGAGACACAAGATTCACGGAAACTGAAATCAACAGCTTTAAGTCCGACAACGAAGCATTTCTAGAGTACCGCAGAAAGCTTCTCGATGCTTCAACCAAAGCCTTTGACCTTTACTTCAAGGATACCGATATGCAAAGGCAAGCCTTCGAGGCAAATAGAGCGGCTATGCGAAAGCGACTCAAGGGCCACGAAGAGATATGCAACAAGCTTATTCCCGACTTTGAGGTTGGATGTAGACGGTATGGTTAATCCTGATTCAGCGACTCTCCCTGAGCGAACACTGACTTGATGCGGTAGCGTGAGCCCAGGGCATGGGTATCTAGAGGCTCTGATTGAGCCAAATGTAACTGCAGTTTTTGACGGGATCAAGCTCGTCAATGAGATGGGAATTCTTGACAACAATAATGTTCAGCACGATGTGGATGTCATTATCTGTGCGACTGGCTTTGACGTTTTGTATCGACCTGCGCTCCCCGTCCTAGGACGTGGAGCCCAGGACTTGAGGGACTTTTGGAATCAAGGCCCGATCCATTATCTCTCAGTGGCATCACCAAGGTTTCCGAACTATTTCAGTAAGTTGAAATAATTACTTTTGACTATATATGGCTACTAACAGGGGCAAATCACTCAGTCGTGGGTGGTCCCAATGCGCCCATTAGCAATGTTTCTCTCATCATGGGACTCGAGCTGGCAGTTGACTATGCATTCTCGTGTGTAAGAAAGATGCAGACTGAGAATATTGGCAGTTTGGAGGTGAAACGGGAAGCCGCAGATGACTTCCTTGAACAGAGAGATAAAATAATGCAGGGCATGGTATGGACTGGGTCTTGCGTAAGTTGGTAAGTGAACGATACCCATGAAGGCCGTCAGACATCTATACTGATACCTGTATAATCAGGTACAAGAACGGCAGTGATAACGGTTCAGTTACGGGTCCTTGGTGCGGGTCTATATGGCACTATAAGGAAACACTGGAATCTCCAAGATGGGAAGACTTTGAGATTCAGTACCTTGAGAAGAATCGCTTCGCCTACCTCGGAAATGGCCGGACGCATAGAGAGCTAAGTGGCGAAAGCATGGCACGAACTTATCTAAAAGATCATGGGCTGTATTGATATGTACTTCAGCTACTGATCCTAGGTAGAAGTAATAGTGATTACTCGCTTATACATTATCAGCTCTAGCTTTTATGTCTGTTAGATGTAATTGTAATTTAACAATACTGACCTTGTTTTCATCAGTTCAGACACTTGTCGTTCTGGGCCTAACCCTAACATACCATGGCATCTTATCCTTCAAGCTTGCTGGTTTCTTATGGGTTACGCCAGAGGCAAGGATGCGTATGCCAGAGAATCCAGAGTTGTGCTTCTTTAGGTTTTCCTGCTGCCAATCTCACCACAACCGATCAATTGGtgcatgatgaagaaagaagacaGGATCTATAAAATGGCAAATCAGTTATGGAAAAGGGTAAGTGAGCCTCCGTTCCTTCAAACATACtatttggtgatgttgatgatctcCGCCTATGGCTTGATGAATAGCGCCATGTGA
This region includes:
- a CDS encoding related to lipase/esterase, whose protein sequence is MRQNGTNGFNKPPEISEAENMTIKRRDGTDMELRIVKPTTGGLVYGTARGQDNYLQALANALGLTAVSVEYRLAPEHPFPASQHDATDAALYAISADGEDKLGGPLRLFAGKSSGAYLAVWTAISLRDDHGVDTKATLAGLVCSYGTYDISYTPSLLRHKRNIIVGRESMFRLMDAAFPPEQVVNRKDASVSPLYADLKNLPPALFLCGTEDAVVDDSVFIGARWSLAGNKAEVKLVPKGFHAFSLIPTGEIQKEGVSEVISFALSVL
- a CDS encoding related to lignostilbene alpha,beta-dioxygenase I codes for the protein MESGFKSKPLPGTENLKSKWNTTTTDLSGANPPVRLEGEIGDVIVRGTIPDAIDGTFYRVAQDPFTPPAPHNVSIEGHGVVSAFRIHKGSVDFKMRYIQTERYLTERRARTSLFGLYKNPWSDRPCVRGVVDSTANTNIIYWAGSLLALRESANPYSLDPDSLDTNQYDPFGKQVNAEAFTAHPKIDPFTDELVVFGYEAKGPGSDDIITYSIDKNGHIKNETWVKSPYVTFIHDMVLTENWIVLILWPFEADVDRMKAGGHHFAYNYDLPASFIVISRRRPEKVNANWKLGEYRVYNTKNCMIGHTASGWEENDKLYFECSRSHDNFFPFFPAKDGREAGQTVVDFVRFEIDLNQPTGSKVDEPRVLLDIPNEFPRIDERYMSKNDTKKLLFSGLNAVAMINTRTGEQQFYWPGENCYCQEPAFVPRSDDAPEGDGWVMFVVERRDLNLSNLVIVDTRDFKTPIAVAELPLRVRPQIHGNWVDSRELNDKPLVSEPGEIKLSGKACNLKVDIVNGSH
- a CDS encoding monooxygenase-like protein, whose amino-acid sequence is MAKIGMHEPHHMRVICIGAGISGIAAAYKAQRQLVNIELVIYEKNHDVGGTWLENRYPGCACDIPAHSYTFSWEGNPEWSRFYVEAPEIFDYLKKCAGKWGCMNFIKLRHRVIGATWDEQALKWTVKVQGPDGTEINDICDVLISATGPLNKWQWPDIPGLDDFKGLRLHPATWDASVDLSGKRVAVIGAGSSALQIVPTIQPVVSKLVNFIRSPTWVTAEYGQAFARAGRDTRFTETEINSFKSDNEAFLEYRRKLLDASTKAFDLYFKDTDMQRQAFEANRAAMRKRLKGHEEICNKLIPDFEVGCRRVSPGHGYLEALIEPNVTAVFDGIKLVNEMGILDNNNVQHDVDVIICATGFDVLYRPALPVLGRGAQDLRDFWNQGPIHYLSVASPRFPNYFIVGGPNAPISNVSLIMGLELAVDYAFSCVRKMQTENIGSLEVKREAADDFLEQRDKIMQGMVWTGSCVSWYKNGSDNGSVTGPWCGSIWHYKETLESPRWEDFEIQYLEKNRFAYLGNGRTHRELSGESMARTYLKDHGLY